One segment of Chloroflexota bacterium DNA contains the following:
- a CDS encoding SPFH/Band 7/PHB domain protein produces the protein MAGDTAVGFTLLCFVGVVLLFLFWLVTSAIKIVPEYKRLVVFRLGRVVGAKGPGLVLLIPFVDRGVWVDLREQVREIPHQTCITKDNAAIAVDFIWYYKVLDAEQSVIQVGNFEAAAQGMATTTLRAVIGGILLDDVLSEREHINNMLRARLDEVTERWGVKVTNVEIREIVPPKKIQEAMDRQMSAERERRAVVTESQGKREAAINVAEGEKQAAILRAEGEKQSAILKAEGEKQAQLLRAEGFAAALKRIYSVAQEVDPKTMTLQYFETLKSMGSSPSTKFIFPMEFTGLMSDFMRLRQEGEASEQRKQE, from the coding sequence ATGGCTGGGGACACGGCCGTAGGTTTCACCCTTTTGTGCTTTGTGGGCGTGGTGCTCCTGTTCTTGTTTTGGCTGGTCACCAGCGCCATCAAAATTGTGCCCGAATACAAGCGGCTGGTGGTCTTCCGCCTGGGGCGGGTGGTCGGCGCTAAAGGCCCGGGCCTTGTGCTGCTGATTCCCTTCGTCGATCGCGGCGTGTGGGTTGACCTGCGCGAACAGGTGCGGGAAATCCCCCATCAGACGTGCATTACCAAAGACAACGCGGCCATCGCGGTGGACTTCATCTGGTACTACAAAGTGCTGGACGCCGAGCAGAGCGTGATTCAGGTGGGTAACTTTGAGGCCGCCGCCCAGGGCATGGCGACCACCACGCTGCGCGCCGTCATCGGCGGCATTTTGTTAGACGATGTGCTTTCCGAGCGGGAACACATCAACAACATGCTGCGCGCCCGCCTGGACGAGGTGACCGAGCGCTGGGGCGTGAAGGTCACGAATGTGGAAATCCGCGAGATCGTGCCGCCCAAGAAGATTCAGGAAGCCATGGACCGCCAGATGTCGGCCGAGCGCGAGCGCCGCGCCGTGGTGACGGAATCGCAGGGCAAGCGGGAAGCCGCCATCAACGTCGCCGAAGGTGAGAAGCAGGCTGCCATTCTGCGGGCGGAAGGCGAGAAGCAGTCGGCCATCCTCAAGGCCGAGGGCGAGAAGCAGGCCCAACTGTTGCGGGCGGAAGGCTTTGCCGCGGCCCTGAAGCGCATTTACAGCGTGGCGCAGGAAGTCGACCCCAAGACCATGACGCTGCAATACTTCGAGACCCTCAAGAGCATGGGCTCCAGCCCCTCCACTAAGTTCATCTTCCCGATGGAATTCACCGGTCTGATGAGCGATTTCATGAGGTTGCGGCAAGAGGGTGAAGCGAGCGAGCAGCGCAAGCAAGAGTAA
- a CDS encoding GNAT family N-acetyltransferase, which produces MADLLPPPYRLEVATWRDLGALQRLEKVCFPTDAWPLVELLGVLMWPGVVRYKVTDGEGEMVGFAAGQEIEGAGWIVTIAVHPAHRRRGLGRVLLEACEASLPQPVLRLAVRASNRPAQTLYRLAGYQIVNRWPRYYVDGEDALIMEKQRG; this is translated from the coding sequence TTGGCCGACCTGCTGCCGCCGCCTTACCGGCTGGAAGTTGCTACGTGGCGCGACCTGGGGGCGCTCCAGCGGCTGGAAAAGGTGTGCTTTCCCACCGATGCCTGGCCGCTGGTGGAACTGCTGGGCGTGCTGATGTGGCCCGGCGTGGTGCGCTACAAGGTGACGGACGGGGAAGGCGAGATGGTCGGCTTTGCCGCCGGGCAGGAAATCGAAGGCGCCGGATGGATTGTGACGATTGCCGTCCATCCGGCGCATCGGCGGCGCGGCCTGGGGCGGGTGCTGCTGGAAGCCTGCGAAGCGTCCCTGCCCCAGCCCGTGCTGCGCCTCGCGGTGCGGGCTTCCAACCGCCCCGCACAAACCCTCTACCGCTTGGCGGGCTATCAGATCGTCAACCGCTGGCCGCGGTATTACGTCGACGGGGAAGATGCGCTGATTATGGAAAAACAACGGGGGTGA